Proteins co-encoded in one Christiangramia fulva genomic window:
- a CDS encoding ArnT family glycosyltransferase, with protein sequence MKTRFYSFLLLIFVIVTVGLGSWGLTESSEARYAEISREMVKTGDYLHPRLLDIQHFHKPPLTYYITALGYNIFGINEFGARFFLQVSLIIQLLLVFKLAMLLFKNEKIAFSSAAIYFTFPIVLIASRNLTTDSYLATTILGCIYAYAVYKIKSKTFYLYLCYFLMGLGFLNKGPVIILPVLAFTIPWKVILKDKWKFSIHHLLGFLLFLLVSASWFILIIREIPELWNYFIQKHTVDRALSAETFHRDKPFWYFIVLAPLVGLPWFIYTIILSVKKYKPTPETERKFIKILLWSSGIVFLMFSAFSSKLVLYILPIFPLLAVVGGFFLSESSQRLKKNFNITYYVLFVLFILALILLKLIGQIQLDVISIIAIVVIAVLGLVLSIKFSTSARSKLLALGVAFTTCVIAAFAFVGDQNPYLINTTRDLAAELENGELENAENIMVYDYMIPSTAFYLDRPIITVHEGNFNTNREVQFEQDSEYKKTYLNVNKPEDLRRFTDYLQGDKNVLIMRRKGNLPDSLQHYLSKYKVEEAGKWKIYY encoded by the coding sequence TTGAAAACCAGATTTTATTCGTTTCTGCTTTTAATTTTTGTGATTGTAACAGTAGGCCTTGGTAGCTGGGGTCTTACCGAAAGCAGTGAAGCCAGGTATGCTGAAATTAGTCGTGAAATGGTGAAAACCGGTGATTATTTGCATCCTCGCCTGCTCGATATTCAGCATTTCCATAAACCGCCACTCACTTACTATATTACCGCGCTTGGTTATAATATTTTCGGGATCAACGAATTTGGCGCCCGTTTTTTCCTTCAGGTTTCCCTCATTATTCAGTTGTTGCTGGTTTTCAAACTGGCCATGTTGTTGTTTAAAAATGAAAAGATCGCCTTTTCTTCGGCGGCAATTTATTTCACGTTCCCCATTGTGCTTATTGCCAGTAGAAACCTTACTACCGACTCATATCTTGCCACTACAATTCTGGGTTGCATTTATGCTTACGCGGTTTACAAGATCAAGTCGAAAACATTTTATTTATACCTGTGCTATTTTTTAATGGGCCTCGGATTTCTAAATAAAGGCCCAGTAATTATTCTTCCGGTATTGGCATTTACCATTCCGTGGAAAGTGATTTTAAAAGATAAATGGAAATTTTCTATCCATCACCTGCTCGGTTTTCTGCTTTTTTTACTGGTTTCGGCTTCCTGGTTCATCCTCATCATCAGGGAAATCCCTGAACTGTGGAACTATTTTATTCAGAAGCATACGGTAGACAGGGCACTTTCAGCCGAAACTTTCCACCGGGACAAACCCTTCTGGTATTTTATTGTTTTAGCACCACTGGTGGGATTACCCTGGTTTATTTACACCATAATTCTTTCAGTTAAAAAATATAAACCCACACCAGAAACCGAACGAAAATTCATCAAAATACTGCTCTGGTCCTCCGGAATTGTATTTTTAATGTTTTCGGCATTTTCTTCAAAACTGGTGCTTTATATTCTTCCTATTTTTCCACTATTAGCGGTAGTAGGCGGATTTTTCCTTTCGGAAAGCTCCCAAAGGCTAAAGAAAAATTTCAATATTACTTATTATGTGCTTTTTGTCCTCTTTATCCTGGCGCTAATTCTACTAAAGCTGATCGGCCAAATTCAGCTGGATGTGATTTCAATTATAGCGATTGTTGTAATTGCGGTTCTCGGGCTGGTATTGAGCATAAAATTTTCAACTTCCGCAAGATCAAAATTACTGGCCTTAGGTGTTGCGTTCACTACCTGTGTGATCGCGGCTTTTGCTTTTGTTGGAGATCAGAATCCGTATTTGATCAATACCACTCGTGACCTTGCGGCAGAACTTGAGAACGGTGAGCTTGAAAATGCCGAAAATATTATGGTTTATGATTATATGATACCGTCTACAGCTTTTTACCTTGACAGGCCTATAATCACCGTTCATGAAGGTAATTTTAATACAAACAGGGAAGTTCAGTTTGAACAGGATTCTGAGTATAAAAAAACCTATCTCAATGTTAATAAACCGGAAGATCTCAGGCGCTTTACTGATTATCTGCAGGGAGATAAAAATGTATTGATCATGCGAAGAAAAGGCAATTTACCAGATTCCCTTCAGCATTATTTATCAAAATATAAAGTAGAGGAAGCAGGAAAATGGAAGATCTATTATTAG
- a CDS encoding nucleoside deaminase — protein sequence MDKFLKAAIEQAQKGRKEGGIPIGSVLVHQGNILGKGHNRRVQNNSVILHAEMDALENAGRLPAKVYRESVLYTTLSPCPMCTGAILLYKIPKIIIGENTSFMGAENLLKDHGVEVIVLNDEECIQMMNDFIKENPGLWNEDIGE from the coding sequence ATGGATAAGTTTCTGAAAGCAGCCATTGAGCAGGCTCAAAAAGGCAGAAAAGAAGGAGGAATTCCTATTGGAAGTGTTCTGGTCCACCAGGGAAACATCCTTGGTAAAGGCCATAATCGCCGGGTACAAAATAACAGTGTTATTTTACATGCCGAAATGGATGCCCTTGAAAATGCCGGCAGACTGCCTGCAAAGGTTTATCGCGAAAGTGTTCTCTACACCACTCTTTCTCCATGCCCAATGTGTACCGGAGCGATTCTTTTATACAAAATTCCGAAGATTATCATTGGGGAAAATACCAGTTTTATGGGTGCAGAAAACCTTCTAAAAGATCACGGTGTGGAAGTGATAGTTCTAAATGATGAAGAATGCATCCAAATGATGAACGATTTTATCAAAGAAAATCCCGGTCTCTGGAATGAAGATATCGGGGAATAA
- a CDS encoding sensor histidine kinase, with protein MKRRNIYIAIFIISVLGLFVVQYQYLRIGLNLARVQFDKKIASAGVGIKEELATENQLSFLVAQAITKDNYFKLSKDSVQDASRYFLNDFIRQQLSENGINTDFSYRLYTRDTLDYLQSPHPFDEDSSLINYPFSLEGYLPTVIEKPLILELQFNDLNSYFISQLNGLTVPSLLFILAIILVVVWILRSFYWQSNVITTTNEFINNLTHELKTPVFSVGLATKILEESVQEKQKPIVAMIRQQVEKLKRHIDQVLELGNLESRKKLFELKEINLRPLLKEWCDYYREISEVEKTSFQCEIEERDFMVMAAANHLENAIANLIDNARKYSDVPEIKLKAVKEGKNLIISVADNGIGIDKKEKQHIFKKYYRISNGDVHKVKGYGLGLSYVKEIIKRHKGKIKIESETGKGTTVFIILPLRNAA; from the coding sequence GTGAAGCGCCGAAATATTTACATAGCCATTTTTATCATCTCAGTATTGGGACTTTTCGTGGTTCAGTACCAGTATCTTCGCATTGGATTGAACCTGGCGAGGGTACAATTCGATAAAAAGATCGCTTCTGCCGGAGTGGGGATTAAAGAGGAACTCGCTACCGAAAATCAATTATCTTTCCTGGTAGCTCAGGCAATTACCAAAGACAATTACTTCAAATTAAGCAAAGACAGTGTTCAGGATGCTTCCCGATATTTTTTAAACGATTTTATCAGGCAGCAGCTTTCAGAAAATGGAATAAATACCGATTTCAGTTATCGCCTTTATACCCGCGATACTTTGGATTATCTTCAATCTCCGCATCCCTTTGATGAAGATTCCTCCTTAATTAATTACCCCTTCTCACTGGAAGGTTACCTTCCTACAGTCATTGAAAAACCTCTCATCCTGGAATTACAGTTCAATGATTTAAACTCTTATTTCATTTCACAGTTGAACGGTTTAACCGTCCCGAGTTTACTTTTTATTTTAGCGATCATTCTCGTGGTAGTCTGGATTCTTCGTTCATTTTACTGGCAAAGTAATGTGATTACCACTACCAATGAATTTATTAATAATCTTACCCACGAGCTTAAAACACCGGTTTTTTCAGTAGGCCTGGCCACTAAGATCCTCGAGGAAAGTGTCCAGGAAAAACAAAAACCTATAGTTGCAATGATCCGTCAACAGGTGGAAAAACTAAAAAGGCACATAGACCAGGTGCTTGAACTCGGGAATCTTGAATCCCGAAAAAAGCTTTTTGAATTAAAAGAAATCAACCTTCGGCCTCTATTGAAAGAATGGTGTGATTACTACAGGGAAATTTCTGAAGTGGAAAAGACCAGTTTTCAGTGTGAAATAGAAGAACGCGATTTTATGGTCATGGCTGCCGCGAACCATCTCGAAAATGCCATTGCCAATTTGATCGATAACGCGAGGAAATATTCAGATGTGCCGGAAATAAAACTAAAAGCTGTGAAAGAAGGCAAAAATCTTATTATTAGTGTCGCCGATAACGGGATTGGAATCGATAAAAAAGAAAAGCAGCATATCTTTAAAAAATATTATCGAATTTCAAATGGCGATGTCCATAAAGTAAAAGGTTATGGCCTTGGACTCAGCTATGTAAAGGAAATTATTAAAAGACATAAAGGAAAAATTAAAATTGAAAGCGAAACGGGTAAAGGTACCACCGTTTTCATCATTTTACCACTAAGAAATGCAGCCTGA
- a CDS encoding response regulator transcription factor: MQPETKKILLVEDDDALGYLLSEYLKIKNFSVEWAKNGKSALEILRKNQDFNLAILDVMLPDIDGFDLAGRLQKDFPNLPFLFLTARSLKIDVLKGFSLGAVDYLKKPIDEEELVARIEAILSRMGTDQGTENQPKETYKIGEYTFDSQNQELKHEKESISLTGRESEILEFLIIHKNQLSSHKELLTKIWGKDDYFNRKSLNVFISHLRKYLQKDPHLSIENVHKRGFILKVE, encoded by the coding sequence ATGCAGCCTGAAACAAAAAAAATATTACTTGTAGAAGATGACGATGCGCTTGGATATTTATTATCAGAGTATCTGAAGATCAAAAATTTCTCTGTAGAATGGGCGAAAAATGGGAAATCTGCTTTGGAAATTCTGAGAAAAAACCAGGATTTTAACCTGGCTATTCTTGATGTGATGCTTCCGGACATTGATGGGTTCGATCTCGCGGGAAGACTTCAAAAAGATTTCCCTAATCTTCCGTTTCTGTTTCTTACGGCGCGTTCCCTTAAAATTGATGTTCTCAAAGGCTTTTCCCTGGGAGCAGTTGATTATCTTAAAAAACCCATAGATGAAGAAGAACTGGTAGCACGCATCGAAGCCATTCTTTCACGAATGGGGACCGATCAGGGCACAGAAAATCAGCCAAAAGAAACCTATAAAATTGGGGAATATACATTCGATAGTCAGAATCAGGAACTTAAACATGAAAAAGAAAGCATTTCTCTAACCGGCAGGGAGAGTGAGATCCTGGAATTCCTGATTATTCATAAAAATCAGTTGTCTTCACATAAAGAACTGCTTACCAAAATATGGGGGAAAGACGATTATTTCAATCGTAAGAGCCTGAATGTTTTTATTTCTCACCTTCGAAAATACCTTCAAAAAGATCCTCACCTCAGCATCGAAAATGTACATAAAAGGGGGTTTATTCTAAAGGTTGAATGA
- a CDS encoding response regulator transcription factor, whose product MRILIVEDEPGIANFVKQGLEEESFAVDVAEDGKKGLELALSGVYDLLLLDWMVPGYSGIEICRRFRENFPKTPVIFLTAKDTVDETIFGLQSGANDYLKKPFHFAELLERIRVQLRPVTSENHLKFTLGDIGLDTATHQVFRNSEEILLTQKEFALLEYLMRNKGRVCRRTQIIEKVWDIHFEYNTGVIDVFINSLRKKLKLGPNDNYIQTVRGVGYIAKEI is encoded by the coding sequence ATGAGAATTTTAATCGTTGAAGACGAACCTGGAATTGCCAATTTCGTCAAACAGGGCCTGGAAGAAGAATCTTTTGCTGTTGATGTGGCCGAAGACGGGAAGAAAGGCCTTGAACTTGCCTTAAGCGGCGTATATGATCTATTACTTCTTGACTGGATGGTTCCCGGCTACAGCGGTATCGAAATCTGCCGCAGGTTCAGAGAGAATTTTCCCAAAACACCGGTTATTTTTCTAACCGCGAAAGATACTGTTGATGAAACCATTTTCGGTCTTCAGTCAGGGGCGAATGACTACCTGAAAAAACCTTTTCATTTTGCCGAATTACTGGAACGTATAAGAGTTCAGCTTAGGCCGGTTACTTCCGAAAATCATTTAAAGTTCACTCTTGGAGATATTGGACTCGATACTGCCACTCACCAGGTATTTCGAAATTCTGAGGAAATTTTACTTACTCAGAAAGAATTTGCGCTGCTTGAATACCTGATGCGCAATAAGGGGAGGGTATGCCGGCGTACCCAAATAATAGAAAAAGTTTGGGATATACATTTTGAATACAACACGGGCGTTATTGATGTTTTCATCAATTCACTAAGAAAAAAATTGAAATTAGGCCCAAATGATAATTATATTCAAACCGTGCGTGGTGTAGGTTACATTGCCAAAGAAATATGA
- a CDS encoding HAMP domain-containing sensor histidine kinase, which produces MKLHFRNRIALHYIVATAIVIAVVFVTIFLIVKETVYANLDHDLNFEINKHSEEIVVRNDSIYFYNKKELEEREHQEVQVNPVFIQLIDTTGTIFDKSPNLKDEELKISSLQPDGSHFNSRFSDKLIRQVQLPVKRNGVIKGYVIAGMSLDASLILLDKLKNTLLILFPIILFGLFFISSYLAHRSIKPIRSIITTTNRITQENLSERVELPAQKDELYELSAAINELLSRIEKTIEREREFTSDASHELRTPLSSLRGTLEVLVRKERSREEYEEKIQYSLSVIDMMSNIIQQLLTLARMDSASDLNKQKKILLPELLDQILERYTAEIKKKNLKIDLQFQPEIDTQVPEYYSNLIMDNIINNAIKYSGRDASIKIVLKEIDGHLVCMVKDHGIGIRKEDQEKLFNNFFRSDALNHKDIPGNGLGLSIVKKSADAINAKVEVESELNNGSIFSVYF; this is translated from the coding sequence ATGAAACTCCACTTCAGAAACCGAATAGCATTACATTATATCGTGGCCACAGCGATTGTTATAGCCGTGGTTTTTGTTACTATTTTCCTGATTGTAAAAGAAACGGTATATGCCAATCTTGATCATGATCTCAATTTCGAGATAAATAAACATAGTGAAGAAATTGTTGTGCGAAATGACAGTATCTATTTCTATAATAAAAAAGAACTGGAAGAACGGGAGCATCAGGAAGTGCAGGTAAACCCTGTTTTTATACAATTAATAGATACCACCGGTACCATTTTTGACAAATCTCCGAATTTAAAAGATGAGGAGCTTAAAATATCTTCACTCCAGCCTGACGGAAGTCATTTTAACTCCCGATTTTCAGATAAATTGATTCGACAGGTGCAACTACCGGTTAAAAGAAACGGGGTGATCAAAGGTTATGTGATTGCCGGAATGTCCCTGGACGCGTCACTCATTCTTCTTGATAAACTGAAAAATACGCTGTTAATATTATTTCCGATTATCCTTTTCGGACTTTTCTTTATTTCGAGTTACCTGGCGCATCGAAGTATTAAACCAATACGTTCCATTATTACCACCACCAACAGGATAACTCAGGAAAATCTAAGTGAACGGGTAGAGTTACCGGCACAAAAAGATGAACTTTACGAACTTTCTGCAGCGATCAATGAACTGCTCAGCCGTATTGAAAAGACCATTGAGCGCGAACGTGAGTTTACCTCAGATGCTTCTCATGAACTGCGAACTCCGCTTTCCTCCTTAAGAGGGACGCTGGAAGTGCTCGTTAGAAAAGAAAGGAGCAGGGAGGAGTATGAAGAAAAGATCCAATACAGCTTATCTGTAATTGATATGATGAGCAATATCATTCAACAGCTGCTGACGCTGGCTCGCATGGATTCAGCATCCGATTTAAATAAGCAAAAAAAGATCCTGCTTCCCGAACTTCTCGATCAGATTTTAGAAAGATATACAGCTGAAATTAAAAAGAAAAATCTTAAAATAGATCTTCAATTTCAGCCTGAAATCGACACTCAGGTACCTGAATATTATTCCAACCTTATAATGGATAATATCATCAATAACGCCATAAAATATTCCGGAAGGGATGCTTCTATAAAAATTGTACTTAAAGAAATCGATGGCCATTTGGTATGTATGGTTAAAGATCACGGAATAGGCATCAGGAAGGAAGATCAGGAAAAACTCTTCAATAATTTCTTCCGCTCAGACGCGCTAAATCATAAAGATATTCCCGGAAACGGACTTGGTTTATCAATTGTTAAAAAATCAGCAGATGCTATTAATGCCAAAGTTGAGGTTGAAAGCGAACTCAATAACGGAAGTATTTTCAGCGTATATTTTTAA
- a CDS encoding CusA/CzcA family heavy metal efflux RND transporter — protein sequence MLSKIIKFSLTHKLIIFVFTAVIVGFGIYSLTNISIGAVPDVTNNQVQVITTSQNLSTQDMEQFITYPVELEMANLPGVKEIRSVSKFGLSVVTIVFEENLGTYLPRQLIAEKIKSASEKIPEGFGTPTMGPITTGLGEIYQYILDTKPGYENKYSARELRTIQDWIVKRQLSGIPGVVEINAWGGYLKEYEVAINTKKLNAMNIPVTTIFDALEKNNSVAGGGYIERSGQAYFIRGQGRVNSLDDIRNIVVKNDNGTPVYIKDVAEVGFGHAPRYGAITGNGEGEKVLGQVMMLKGANSNKVINAVKERVKEVSKNLPEGVMIRPFLDRSSLIAKTTNTIAENLILGCLIVIFVVVLLLGNFRSGLVVASVIPLCLLFALSLMYIFGIDANLMSLGAIDFGIIIDGAVIIVEYTAYQITRKQKEYGELSGRETKNLKDRATYSSASKMMSSAIFGQLIILIVFIPILSLSGVEGKMFRPMALTFSFALIGAMLFCLTYVPVMSSVFLKAKQPSPKNISVRIISFLNRRYERTIYWALKRKKFVIGVAAGLLALSVYVFTTMGGEFIPQLDEGDFVIQPVLKTGTSLSKTIETTTKIENILRDSFPEVEQVVSRIGAAEVPTDPMSMEETDVIVTLKPKSEWVSAESKDELAEKIKKALSVFPNMEIEFTQPIEMRFNELITGVRADIAIKVFGEDLDILNTKANQIKEKIKGVDGASDISVEKIVGLPQMNVKYDRDKIARYGLNIHDLNEIVTMGFSGKSMGSVFEGEKRFDLVLRLAKEKRQDISNLKNLYIDIPAGGKIPLSEVADITYQKSAAKISRDNTKRRIVVGVNVRNRDLESVVKDIQKIVDEDISLPPGYSITYGGQFENLQSATKRLKLAVPIALFLIFLLLYFAFDSMRQALMIFSAIPLAAVGGVLLLWLRDMPFSISAGVGFIALFGIAVLNGIVLIEHFKELREEGMPHSDELIVNGAKDRLRAVLLTASAAALGFLPMAISNSAGAEVQRPLATVVIGGLITSTLLTLVVLPVVYSMFHKDEEPKKIKRLNNNKNHRIKALATILLLLSIPGFSQNRPVNSFEELRELAFKNNNALKASSLGVDEARALEGTAFDFGKTAVYYQYDESNLSGNVPLKTFGVQQDFLFPTVYFARNKLQKKITKTQSSAFDLNSLQLEQALAAAYYRFQYEKAKSRVYEKIDSLYKNFAHAAERKFELGESNYLEKITARARQKQLETAFQQSEKDIRSTFDEIKSLVQTEKDFYLPGVPLDKLELRNISLENHPGLDFYQNQMEVRKSQAGLEKQHLLPDITLNYFEADNSAISDNLIGYQVGLKIPLFFNANSSRIKAAKISEKIAENTLTNYRVQLQSRYEMLLNDLQKYQQSLSYYEEEGNALAGEIEKTAVVSYKNGEIDFFEYIQSLENAFQIRLAYLDDLNKYNQTVIQINYLTL from the coding sequence ATGTTATCAAAAATTATAAAATTCAGTCTTACCCATAAGCTGATCATTTTCGTTTTCACTGCAGTAATCGTTGGATTTGGTATTTACTCACTTACCAATATTTCCATAGGCGCGGTACCCGATGTGACCAATAACCAGGTTCAGGTGATCACTACTTCACAAAATCTTTCCACGCAGGATATGGAGCAGTTCATAACCTATCCAGTAGAGCTTGAAATGGCGAATTTGCCAGGGGTGAAGGAGATCCGATCGGTTTCCAAGTTCGGTCTTTCAGTGGTTACTATTGTCTTTGAAGAAAACCTTGGAACCTATCTTCCGCGTCAGCTTATCGCCGAAAAAATAAAATCTGCTTCCGAAAAAATTCCCGAAGGCTTTGGCACACCTACAATGGGCCCGATTACGACTGGCCTCGGAGAGATCTATCAATATATTTTAGACACCAAACCCGGTTATGAAAATAAATACTCTGCCCGTGAATTGCGAACCATTCAGGACTGGATCGTAAAAAGGCAGTTATCGGGAATTCCCGGTGTGGTCGAGATCAATGCCTGGGGTGGATATCTTAAGGAATATGAGGTCGCCATCAATACGAAAAAGCTGAACGCGATGAACATTCCGGTTACCACTATTTTCGATGCGCTGGAAAAGAATAACAGCGTGGCAGGTGGCGGTTATATTGAAAGATCAGGGCAGGCCTATTTCATTCGCGGCCAGGGAAGGGTAAATTCGCTGGATGACATCCGCAATATTGTGGTAAAAAATGACAATGGAACGCCTGTTTATATTAAAGATGTAGCAGAAGTAGGTTTCGGCCACGCGCCGAGATACGGAGCCATTACTGGAAATGGTGAGGGCGAGAAAGTACTGGGGCAGGTGATGATGCTGAAAGGAGCAAATTCAAATAAAGTCATCAATGCCGTAAAAGAAAGGGTGAAAGAAGTGTCTAAAAACCTTCCAGAAGGAGTAATGATAAGACCTTTTTTAGACCGAAGTAGCCTTATCGCCAAAACCACCAATACCATTGCCGAAAACCTGATCCTGGGTTGTTTGATCGTAATTTTTGTAGTGGTTTTGCTTCTGGGAAATTTTAGGTCCGGACTTGTTGTAGCTTCAGTTATTCCCCTTTGTTTGTTATTTGCTCTCTCCCTGATGTATATTTTCGGAATTGATGCCAATCTTATGAGCCTTGGTGCCATAGATTTTGGGATCATCATAGACGGGGCGGTGATCATTGTGGAATACACCGCTTACCAGATCACCCGAAAACAGAAGGAATATGGAGAACTTTCAGGAAGGGAGACCAAAAACCTGAAAGACAGGGCCACCTATTCAAGCGCTTCAAAAATGATGAGTTCGGCAATTTTCGGGCAATTGATCATCCTCATTGTTTTTATTCCAATTCTATCCCTGAGCGGCGTGGAAGGTAAAATGTTCCGTCCTATGGCACTCACTTTCAGTTTCGCATTGATAGGCGCTATGCTTTTCTGCCTGACCTACGTTCCGGTAATGTCTTCAGTTTTTCTGAAGGCAAAACAGCCTTCCCCTAAGAATATTTCTGTGCGGATCATTTCATTTTTGAACAGGCGCTATGAAAGAACCATTTACTGGGCGCTGAAAAGGAAAAAGTTTGTCATTGGCGTAGCAGCAGGATTGCTCGCTCTTTCAGTGTATGTTTTCACAACGATGGGCGGGGAATTTATTCCGCAGTTAGATGAAGGAGATTTCGTGATCCAGCCGGTATTGAAAACCGGTACTTCATTGAGCAAGACCATAGAAACCACCACGAAAATCGAAAATATACTTCGTGATAGTTTTCCGGAAGTAGAACAGGTGGTAAGCCGTATTGGCGCCGCCGAAGTACCTACCGATCCCATGTCTATGGAAGAAACCGATGTCATTGTTACTTTGAAACCAAAAAGCGAATGGGTTTCTGCCGAATCTAAAGATGAATTAGCTGAAAAAATTAAAAAGGCGCTTTCCGTTTTTCCAAATATGGAAATTGAATTCACACAACCAATTGAAATGAGGTTCAACGAACTGATCACTGGGGTTAGGGCCGATATTGCCATTAAAGTATTCGGTGAAGATCTGGATATATTAAATACCAAGGCCAACCAGATCAAAGAAAAGATCAAAGGCGTTGATGGCGCTTCTGATATCAGCGTGGAAAAGATAGTGGGCCTTCCGCAAATGAATGTGAAATACGACCGGGACAAAATTGCCCGCTACGGGCTGAATATCCATGACCTTAATGAAATTGTAACCATGGGCTTTTCAGGAAAATCTATGGGTAGCGTTTTTGAAGGGGAAAAACGATTCGATCTTGTGCTCAGGCTGGCAAAAGAAAAGCGCCAGGATATTTCAAATTTAAAAAATCTCTATATAGATATTCCGGCCGGTGGAAAGATTCCACTTAGTGAAGTAGCCGATATTACTTATCAAAAGAGCGCTGCGAAAATTTCCAGGGATAATACCAAACGCCGAATTGTGGTGGGTGTAAATGTTCGTAATCGGGATCTGGAATCGGTAGTAAAAGATATTCAAAAGATAGTTGATGAAGATATTAGCCTGCCTCCAGGATATAGCATCACTTATGGCGGACAATTTGAGAATCTGCAGAGCGCTACAAAACGTTTGAAATTAGCTGTGCCTATCGCTTTATTTCTGATTTTCCTCTTGCTTTATTTCGCATTTGATTCCATGAGGCAGGCTTTAATGATCTTTTCTGCAATCCCTCTTGCGGCCGTGGGCGGAGTTCTTCTTTTATGGTTGCGGGATATGCCTTTCAGTATCTCGGCGGGTGTTGGTTTTATCGCGCTCTTTGGTATCGCCGTGCTGAATGGTATTGTTTTGATCGAACATTTCAAAGAATTACGGGAAGAAGGAATGCCGCACAGCGATGAACTCATTGTTAACGGAGCGAAGGATCGTCTGCGGGCTGTTTTGCTTACCGCATCGGCTGCAGCACTCGGATTCCTGCCTATGGCCATTTCTAACAGCGCAGGCGCTGAGGTTCAACGACCTTTGGCAACGGTGGTGATTGGAGGGCTCATAACTTCCACTTTACTTACACTTGTTGTACTACCGGTGGTTTACTCTATGTTCCATAAAGATGAAGAACCTAAAAAGATAAAACGTCTGAATAACAATAAAAATCACCGCATTAAGGCGTTAGCTACAATTCTATTGCTTCTAAGTATCCCTGGTTTTTCCCAAAACAGGCCTGTAAACAGTTTTGAAGAACTTCGGGAACTGGCCTTTAAAAACAATAATGCCCTTAAAGCCTCGTCGCTTGGAGTTGATGAAGCCCGGGCACTCGAAGGAACTGCATTCGACTTTGGTAAAACAGCAGTTTATTATCAATATGACGAAAGTAACCTTTCCGGTAACGTACCGCTGAAAACTTTCGGGGTACAACAGGATTTTCTTTTTCCCACAGTCTATTTTGCCCGAAATAAACTTCAGAAGAAAATCACAAAAACCCAAAGCAGTGCTTTTGATCTCAATTCTCTTCAGCTTGAACAGGCTTTAGCCGCCGCTTATTACAGATTTCAGTATGAAAAAGCAAAAAGCAGGGTATATGAGAAAATTGATAGTCTTTATAAGAATTTCGCCCATGCTGCCGAACGAAAATTTGAGCTGGGAGAATCTAATTACCTCGAGAAGATCACGGCACGGGCCAGGCAAAAACAACTGGAGACAGCTTTTCAGCAAAGCGAAAAAGACATCAGGTCAACATTTGATGAAATCAAATCTCTTGTTCAAACCGAAAAGGATTTTTATCTGCCCGGAGTACCCCTGGACAAGTTGGAATTGAGGAATATAAGCCTTGAAAACCACCCGGGTCTTGATTTCTATCAGAATCAGATGGAAGTGAGAAAATCTCAGGCAGGGCTGGAAAAGCAGCATTTGCTTCCCGATATCACTCTTAATTATTTTGAAGCCGATAATTCGGCTATTTCAGATAATCTGATTGGATATCAGGTGGGACTAAAAATTCCTCTTTTTTTTAATGCAAATTCCTCCCGGATCAAAGCCGCCAAAATTTCAGAAAAAATCGCTGAAAATACACTTACAAATTACAGGGTGCAGCTGCAATCAAGATACGAGATGTTGCTGAATGACCTGCAGAAATATCAGCAATCGCTTTCCTATTACGAAGAAGAAGGGAACGCCCTTGCGGGAGAAATAGAAAAAACAGCCGTGGTAAGCTATAAAAATGGTGAAATAGACTTTTTTGAATACATACAAAGTCTGGAAAATGCATTTCAGATCAGGCTGGCTTACCTGGATGATCTTAACAAATACAATCAAACTGTAATTCAAATAAATTATTTAACACTATAA